The genomic window AAAGAGTGAGAGAAAAAGTTTTGAGCACTAGGCGTATGCCTTGGCGAAAAACTTTTTCTCTCACTCTTTTGTTTTTTAAGTATTATCTATTCTTAATCTCATTCTCCAGCTTCCCCCATCTCTTTTTCAGTTCCTTCACCAATCCCGCTTTTACATCCATAGCCATCTCGCGCTTATTCGCGTACTCCTCGGTGGCACGCTCCACCAACGCGTCATACATTTCTTTGGTGGGCCCCTCCAGCTGTTTCATGCTTTCTTTGAGCTGCATAAACAAAGCATCGGCATGTTCCATTATTTTATCTCTCATCTCTTTTCCTTTTGGCGTAACATTGAGCCACATCAAAGCCGCGCCTAAAATGCCGCCCAACAAAAGTCCTTTCTTAAATCTGCCCATATAATAATAAATTATTATTAAACAATTTATTGAGCTGGAGTAGCGCAGTCAGCGCTTCCGGTGTTTGCGCCGGCAGTGTAGCCAAAGCCCGCCGAATATGAGGTGTTGTCTAATGTGGTATTACATTCTGACGGCTGATTGGTAAAACTGGCGCAGATTGCCTCTTTTACGCCCTCGGCCGTACGATTGGCATCCGCCTGTGTGCCGTTGATAACCAAGGTCGGCGACCCCTGCACGCCATATTGTGTATTCAAATCAGTATAAATCGGATATAAAGGATACTGGCCGCTAAGCCAAGTGCTCTGATCATTATACTTATCCA from Patescibacteria group bacterium includes these protein-coding regions:
- a CDS encoding YtxH domain-containing protein, which translates into the protein MGRFKKGLLLGGILGAALMWLNVTPKGKEMRDKIMEHADALFMQLKESMKQLEGPTKEMYDALVERATEEYANKREMAMDVKAGLVKELKKRWGKLENEIKNR